In one window of Microtus ochrogaster isolate Prairie Vole_2 unplaced genomic scaffold, MicOch1.0 UNK86, whole genome shotgun sequence DNA:
- the LOC101982936 gene encoding melanoma-associated antigen B18-like codes for MPRGQKSKLRAREKRRQARAQNTVEEPASPDPSYEGPDQASPAAGMPTPPNKLQGAHCTFPHTYENTGARNQDEKSSDDSDIEVWSKDPTNHKVVLLVQFLMEKYQKKEVITRADMLKCVIKTSKNHFTEILKRATEHMELAFGVDLKEVDPIRHCYALFNKLDHTYDGVKEEKMPNTGLLMMVLGVIFKKNNCASEKEVWEVLNMMGVYAHKKHFIYGEPKKVITEDLVRLKYLEYRKVPNSNPPSFEFTWGSRAQAEISKMKILEFWAKI; via the coding sequence ATGCCTCGTGGCCAAAAGAGCAAGCTCCGTGCCCGCGAGAAGCGCCGCCAGGCCCGTGCCCAAAATACAGTGGAGGAACCAGCCTCTCCCGATCCTTCCTATGAGGGTCCAGATCAGGCTAGTCCTGCTGCTGGTATGCCTACACCTCCGAACAAGCTGCAGGGGGCACACTGTACCTTTCCTCACACATATGAAAATACAGGTGCCAGAAACCAAGATGAGAAAAGTTCAGATGATTCTGACATCGAGGTCTGGAGTAAAGATCCGACAAACCACAAAGTAGTCTTACTGGTACAGTTCCTGATGGAGAAGTATCAAAAGAAGGAGGTTATTACAAGGGCAGATATGCTGAAGTGTGTTATCAAAACATCAAAAAACCACTTCACTGAGATTCTAAAGAGAGCCACAGAGCACATGGAACTAGCCTTTGGTGTTGATCTGAAGGAAGTCGATCCTATCAGACACTGCTATGCCCTTTTCAACAAACTAGACCATACCTATGATggagtaaaggaagaaaaaatgccCAATACTGGCCTATTAATGATGGTTCTTGGTGTGATCTTCAAGAAAAATAACTGTGCCTCTGAAAAGGAGGTCTGGGAAGTGCTGAATATGATGGGTGTATATGCTCACAAGAAACACTTCATCTACGGAGAGCCTAAGAAAGTTATCACTGAAGATTTGGTCAGGCTGAAGTATCTGGAGTACCGAAAAGTGCCCAACAGCAATCCTCCATCCTTCGAATTCACATGGGGTTCCAGAGCCCAGGCTGAAATCAGCAAGATGAAAATCCTGGAGTTTTGGGCCAAGATC